The Episyrphus balteatus chromosome 3, idEpiBalt1.1, whole genome shotgun sequence genome segment TACTCTAGTCAAAGGTAATTCTTTTGCCTAAAAAACATGTTTACCCATTCAAATGCGTCATATTCTTATTAGACTAATAGGAATATCACTATATTAATAAGAACCTATTGGATACTATCCCCCTAAAATAATCCACTGCGACAGCACTGGTTCGCCAAAATGGGGAGAGAGAATATGGCATTAGCAAAAGAAACATCACAACAATTTCACACAACGATGGCGAAAATAACGTCAACATCACGGATTCGCTACATTCTACATTTAAAACATAGAGGTGGTGGATTCGTGTATTCGTAATTGTATCGTGGTGCAAGTCGGTTCGTTGGCAGAGGTtccaatattatacactttatACTTTACTTTTAACTTTACCTATATCCGTGACGTTTGGCCGCTGTTAAATTGCGCTCATTCGATTTCTTTTCCACATTGATGTTCgtgtttcttataaaatttctgCACTATGCAACTGCACCGTAAAAATTCTCGTTTTTCCTTTCTCTGTGCGGAAGAGCTAGTAGAGCAGAGTGCTTTGCTTCTTTTTTAATTGtgtattaaattcaaaaataattttatagttCATTTTTTGCAAGTGCAATTGAATAAATATAGAAgggaatataaataaataatttataaaaaaaaaaccagtgaattttaagtatgtttttcTCTGAGAGAGtagtttcattttgaaaaaaatttgtatgtgctttttgagaaatttgaaaaaaaagagtctGAACGATTTTCGCtaagaaaatcattttgaaatttcaaatagcttacctactataaaaaatatcaaccagtgtcataaaaaaaaaagttttgtttaatttttttaaatgcattttaagtACTTTTCGGACGACGACGATTTTGTTGGGAGAATTTAACGCATACATGATATTATTGTTGTTATCTAAAAATTTGTGCAATGAAAGCTTTTATAAGCAAAGAGAGCTTGTATGAATTCAGTAGATAGCATCGtttgagtaaattttttttttttatatatttattattaacaCGGCGGAGAAAATAAAtgcacacattaaaaaaaaaacaacaaaaaagcacACGATAACTGAGAGAAACATGTGCGATCTAGTCTCTTATCGTTAAACTACTCTATTCTATAGGCATTTTTATATTAGCAATATACTTGCCTCTGCTGGATTTGTTGttcgttttcgtttcgtttttgcCGATCaatatgtatgtgtgtgtaaatttaaagaaaaatcttgaacgatattttaacaaattttagatACCACAACTTACCTATACACTTATCTTCTTAATACTtgctaaaatataaaatatacttttttttatttgtatatcttTTTTGGATGGTTTATAATTTAACTGAgctgacataaaaaaaatgtcagattcAGACTTTATTGATACGAAAGCAGATATTTGTGGTGGAGCATCAAGCTCAAGTGGAAGTTCATTGTCACCGCGAACTCCTCCAAATTGTGCTCGTTGCAAGAATCATGGCTTGAAAATAACATTAAAGGGACACAAGCGATATTGCAAATATCGATGTTGTAATTGTGAAAAATGTCGTTTAACATCGGATCGCCAAAAAATAATGGCATTACAAACTTCATGGCGTCGGGCTCAAGCACAGGATGAAGCTAGAGCATTATTAATGGGTGAGGTACCGCCTACTGCACCCGTGACTTCGTTtctacatcatcatcatcatcttcatcatcatcatagcaGCAGCAGTAGTAGTCACAGtcacacaacaaaaattataaccACAGCAGCAGATGAATATAGTAGTAGTAAAGATCATCATCCAGAACCTgcttctgctgctgctgctgctggtcCTGCAATACAACAAACATCGTTAGAAGGATCATGTGATTCTTCATCATCACCTTCGTCAACTTCAGGTGTAGCATCCTCGCCATTAGCTAGAAAGCTAACACCTATCCACCCAAATGGTGCTCATATGCCGTtcggtaagtttttttttttttttttttttgttttgattagtGTTAATAGTCTGCAATTTTTGTAATCTTTGTATTTAATCagtaaataaaaatggaaaatgggTAAGAATTTGTGgggaatatatatttttttgtaatctgtGAAATCaagtttaattgaatttattttttttaatttatcgttGTTTTATTCGGTCCACATTCAATCAGATTGATgttaatttgtaaaaatgtaaataactAAGGTAcatagttttgatttttgtcaattaaaaaaaaaaaaaaaaacaatgtggcatttatttttattattgtgtaCCTACATACTTTGAAGTGATTGATGTCAATCGATTGAAAGTGTAAGGAACGTATTATACGTTTTTTTAAGATCAGAAATAGGTTTGCCAAGTATACCTTAACGAGAACATAAgctatgtttttgtttttatttgtgtgGATCTGGATCAGGATCAATTTAatgtaatttaaattataatgtaGGTTCATTATTATAAACATAGCAATGTTTATGTGTTAACTCAGTATTTACAATGAGTAAACAACAAACGATTactctaatttttattaaataataatcgATTGTTGCCGCTGGGAAATTTGAAAAGTTCGCAAAAAATCGGATTACAGCGAAAAAaagttgcatttaaaaaaaaatcgaactcgagataacaattttacatgacatcaCGATGATGGAGAAAGGAGAATgccagaaaattgaaaaaacaaaatgcaattCTGTCCGTCAGTCTGTCTGTTTGTACCTCGAGCTACGGCCTTAACTACTGGAGCGATTTGCTTTAAACGTGATAGTAAATAGTTTTGGataattccctagaggacaaattgaaatttttttttcaggaccaaaactaacggtaacaaaacgctttttttatgaatttctcgtaaatgacAGAGCCGATTTCagccaaaatttttatacagaaacgttaaatatttttgttgtttagttttcaaaaaaaaaacacattttttggattttttcaaaattttgttttgaaaaatcaattttttgaaaacgggttgatgaattttatcgaaatttcgctTTTATGTGTGGAAtaatgttttcttaaaaatcgcatattaattttttttgaaaaatattagaacatttttatatatgtatacaaaataattgtttttaaaaacgacTCTATattggagtaactaaagctcaagaattggcaatattagggaacccggtcgaacaacttagattttgatgatctttttgttcaaatgccggtaatttaaaatactttaaagtctataggttaaaaattgccgtgttgccgttttgattttttaaatttaattaaagatttttgtgaacaaaaacaaatttttttcaaaagtttttcttaaatttcataaatttattgatgccaaaagattgtctaagaaattcaaggaaaaaaatatatgggagtgagggacaatctgccatcgttcaagcgatagatgcaattttcttcttagttgacttcaaacacaaaaaaaaaaaatatttgaacacaacggcaactcCTACAATactcaaaaatacatttttaaaaagctaaaagcttagtcacatttgtaaaattaaaattaagtaaattgcatgaagggcttttgaaagaaacttttttaaaatgcatttattttcaaattttttttggccacatttattatgatttgaaattataaaaggaaatgtcaatatgtattacggtttagaaataaattaaaaagtatttcattttcgaagaacttttttttatggaagttttgaaaaaaatttaacttatttttttttaaagttcaacatttaaatttgaagttattttttattcattcaatagcccttattgttaaaagttaaatagcaaaagtttaaagttcttatttgccaaagtctttaacattataacattttttaaaataaattcatattttattagaaaaagtttggaaaaaagtcattttaacttttttttataacatttttgtttttttaattctgagtttgaagaccattttttcaaaaactcttgattaaatttagtggattaaAATTtaggagataagaatgagcttctggctttttaaaaatgtattttaatattgtaggtgttaccgttgttttcaaaatattgtttttgtgtttgaagtcagattatgagaaaattgcatttatcgcttaaacaatggaagattgtccctcactccctcaaattttttttccttaaattatacCTAGAGAACCTTTTGCTATTATATGTTTTATggaatttaagcaaaaaaaaaatggttttgttaaaaaaaaatttattttaattttaaaaaacaatacaaaaatatcgacaatttttaatctatagactttaaagtatttttaattacctatgtacgtttgaaaaaaaaaaaatcatcaaaatcagagctgttcggccgggttacctaataatttgctttagttactctactactaaagattttcgaattttttttccaaacattttgtttaataaaagaaatccaATGGCAtgcttggttttgtgtaaaagcgGTTgtgtgtttaaaaataaaaaaaattaaaattattggaCTGtcttggaatttgaaaaaaatcgttcAACAGTTTTACACTGTGGGCTTCTgactatatacatacatacatacattactTATGGCTGTCTTAGGGCTCAGTTATACCTATCCATCACTATTATAAGCACTTTAAGCTTATATTGAAAACATATTTctaatgattttttcaaaaacaatcaaTGCATTTGATGTTGAATTTTATTCAcacattattttataaattgtattgatgaaatttcattttttctgaACAACTGACGGTCAAATCCATTTCGTTTTACTTACCGCCATCCTAGTTTCGTTTACTGTTCCGGTTTATAATTACTGATGcaatcaacagaaaaaaaatagcttgAGGCGCGAATGTCAAATAACCATTTCATTTAATGAGCTATATTTACTGTGCTAAAAACGCTCACTGATCTCTATTCATAGAGATCAGTATTATAGAGATTAGTCTTAACGCTGATCAGTAAAACATTTCAGATTCCTGATGTTTCAATTTTGAATGATGAATTTCACTTATAGCTATAAATGAGCCCGAAGCCAGTACAAAATGTCGGAAGTACTTTTAGAAAAGTCCGACCACGCCCACTTttcttatatacaaatttttttcggtaacGACCttaaagatttc includes the following:
- the LOC129917220 gene encoding protein doublesex-like: MSDSDFIDTKADICGGASSSSGSSLSPRTPPNCARCKNHGLKITLKGHKRYCKYRCCNCEKCRLTSDRQKIMALQTSWRRAQAQDEARALLMGEVPPTAPVTSFLHHHHHLHHHHSSSSSSHSHTTKIITTAADEYSSSKDHHPEPASAAAAAGPAIQQTSLEGSCDSSSSPSSTSGVASSPLARKLTPIHPNGAHMPFGQSAEVFLEYCQKLLEKFRYPWEMMPLMYVILKDAKADIEEASRRIDEAKQFVRLYLHWKAMAFPPTNLIHISPMYLEANGLYPSQICSTATTRPPTPEPPPRPRSRSLPIVKPKPENLTVETSST